A region of Rhodamnia argentea isolate NSW1041297 chromosome 9, ASM2092103v1, whole genome shotgun sequence DNA encodes the following proteins:
- the LOC115737033 gene encoding L-lactate dehydrogenase A-like produces the protein MHKTSSASSLGPGGLDLSQAFFRPIHNAAPPSPTNRHTKITVVGAGNVGMAIAQTILTQDLVDEIALVDAKADMLRGEMLDLQHAAAFLPRTTILASSSDYAVTSGSDLIVVTAGARQVPGESRLNLLQRNVALFRGIIPALVKHSPDAILLVVSNPVDILTYVAWKISGFPSNRVIGSGTNLDSSRFRFLLADHLDVNAQDVQAYVVGEHGDSSVALWSSISVGGVPVLSFLERQQIPYEKEMLEKIHREVVDGAYEVISLKGYTSWAIGYSVASLARTLLRDQRSIHPVSVLARGFHGIDGGDVFLSLPAQLGRGGVVGVTNVHMTDEEVQRLKASAETLLELQSQLDI, from the exons ATGCACAAGACGTCCTCAGCCTCATCCCTTGGCCCCGGTGGCCTTGACCTGTCGCAGGCCTTCTTCAGGCCCATCCACAATGCCGCCCCGCCCTCCCCCACTAACCGCCACACCAAGATCACAGTTGTCGGGGCCGGCAACGTCGGCATGGCCATCGCGCAGACCATCCTCACTCAGGACCTCGTCGACGAGATTGCCCTGGTCGACGCCAAGGCCGACATGCTCCGCGGCGAGATGCTCGACCTCCAGCATGCCGCTGCCTTCCTCCCCCGCACCACCATCCTCGCCTCCTCCTCTGACTATGCTGTCACCTCCGGGTCCGACCTCATTGTCGTCACGGCCGGCGCCCGGCAGGTCCCCGGCGAGTCGAGGCTGAACCTGCTGCAGAGGAACGTGGCCCTCTTCAGGGGCATCATTCCCGCGCTTGTCAAGCACTCTCCTGACGCCATCCTCCTGGTCGTCTCAAACCCGGTCGACATATTGACGTACGTGGCGTGGAAGATCTCCGGGTTCCCCTCGAACCGGGTCATTGGGTCGGGCACGAACTTGGACTCGTCCAGATTTCGGTTCTTGCTGGCGGATCATCTTGACGTCAACGCTCAGGACGTGCag GCCTATGTCGTTGGAGAGCACGGCGACAGCTCGGTCGCGTTGTGGTCGAGCATAAGCGTCGGGGGAGTCCCGGTCCTGAGCTTCCTGGAGCGGCAACAGATTCCGTACGAGAAGGAGATGCTGGAGAAAATCCACAGGGAAGTGGTCGATGGCGCCTACGAGGTCATAAGCCTCAAGGGCTACACGTCCTGGGCGATCGGATACTCCGTAGCCAGCTTGGCCCGGACCCTTCTCCGGGACCAGCGGAGTATCCACCCCGTCTCGGTCCTTGCGAGGGGGTTCCACGGCATCGACGGCGGGGACGTGTTCCTGAGCCTGCCGGCGCAGCTTGGCCGCGGCGGCGTTGTGGGCGTGACCAATGTGCACATGACGGAT